The Mucilaginibacter rubeus genomic interval CGATTTACACTTGACAATGGCCTCAGGGTTATTGTGCATGAAGATAATACCACACCTATGGCCGTGCTCAATATTTTATATGATGTTGGCGCACGCGATGAAGATCCTGAACAAACCGGTTTCGCCCATTTATTTGAGCACCTGATGTTTGGTGGCTCTGTAAACATTCCTGTTTATGATGAGCCGCTGCAAAGGGTAGGCGGCGAAAATAATGCCTTTACCAGTAACGATATCACCAACTATTATATCACCCTACCATCTGCCAACCTGGAAACAGCCTTTTGGTTGGAAAGCGACCGTATGCTGAGCCTTGCGTTTAGCGAAAAAAGCCTTGAGGTACAGCGCAACGTAGTTATTGAGGAGTTTAAGCAGCGTTACCTGAACCAACCTTATGGCGATGTTTGGCTGAAGCTTCGTCCGTTGGTATATAAAACGCACCCTTATCGCTGGGCCACAATTGGGAAAACCATCAAGCATATTGAAGATGCTAAGATCGAAGATGTAAAAGCCTTTTTCAAAAAGCATTATAACCCTCAAAATGCTATTATGGTAGTAGGGGGTAACGTTACAACCGAACAGGTAAAAGAGCTTTCCGAAAAATGGTTTGGCGCTATCCCTGCGGGCGAAAAATATCTCCGCGACTTACCGCAGGAGCCGGAGCAAACGGAAGCCCGGCGTGAAACGGTAACCGCCAAAGTGCCGCTTAATGATGTTTATATAGCTTTCCAGATGGGCGCGCGTACCGATGCATATTACTATGCTGTTGAATTGCTTTCTGATGTCCTTTCACGAGGTAATTCATCAAGACTGTATAAATCGCTGATCAAAGAAAAACAGATCTTTAGTGAAGTACATGCTTACATCACCGGCAGCCTGGATAAAGGTATGTTTGTGTTAGAAGGCAAGCCGCTTGATGGTATCAGCATTGAACAGGGCGAAGCTGCATTATGGGAAGAGCTGGAGAAAATAAAAGCTGAAGAGATCCCGGCTGATGAGCTTACCAAAGTGCAGAACAAAACTGAATCCACAATGATATTTTCAGAAATGTCTTTGCTGGATAAAGCCATGAACCTGGCCTCATTTGAGTTACTGGGTGATGCCGATCTGATTAACCATGAAACAGCCAAATACCTTGCTGTAAGTGCCGCGCAGGTGAAAGAACAGGCTAATAAACTGTTCAGGCAAGATAATTCGTCAACGCTTATTTATTTAGCCGAAAAGTAAAACAGAACCTTTATTTATGGGATTTTAGGATTGTCTTGATGGATCTATTATGATGATATCAGGAAATTCCAAAATCATGCAAATCACGGTTAAAGATATAACATTCATATGATCAACAGACAATTAGCTCCTGAGTTCAGGGCTATCGATAATATTAGCCTGATCAGGCCGCAACATCTGCCGCTTGATAATGGCGTTAACATTTTTTGCTTCAACTCCGGCGATCAGGAGTTGGTGCGCATCGAATGGATCTTCAGTAACCTGACTTTTGATCCGGCAAAACCATTGTTAAACATGGCTGTAAACTCCATGCTTACGGATGGTACCAAAACTTTAACCGCCGCGCAAATTGCCGATAAAATTGATTTTTACGGCGCCTTTTTGCAGGTAGACTATGGGTATGAAAATTCGCAGGTAACTTTATACAGCTTGAATAAGCACCTGCATCATACACTGCCCGTTATTGCCGATATCTTGAATAACTCTATCTTCCCCGAAAAGGAGTTGGAAACATTTAAACGTAATCAGCAGCAAAAACTACAGGTTAGTCTTCAGAAAAATGACGTGGTGGCTCGCCGTGCGTTTAACAGGGCTGTTTACGGTAGTACTATTTTTGGCTATGCGGCAGAAATGGGCGACTACCAAACACTACAGCAGGATGATATGCTGGCCCATTACAAAAAAATGTATCAGCCGGCAAATTGTACCATTGTTATAGCGGGTAAAATAGAATCTGAAACGCTAACGTTGCTGACAGACACATTTGACAAAAGCTGGCCAAATACATCAGAGATTGGTGTAACAATTCAGCCTGATATTAAAGCTGCTGCCGATCTGTTTTATTTTACAGAGAAACCGGAAGCATTGCAATCCGCAATCAGAATAGGTACGCCTATCATCAACCGTTCGCACGCAGACTTTCATCCGTTGCAGGTTTTGAATACTGTATTGGGTGGTTATTTCGGATCGCGGTTAATGGCCAATATACGTGAAGATAAGGGCTATACCTATGGCATAGGTTCGGGATTAGCTTCATTTAAACAAGTAGGCTCGTTTTTTATAGCTACCGAAGTAGGTGCGGACGTTTGTAAATTGGCAGTTGCAGAAATTGAAAAGGAAATCAATATGCTGAAAACTGAACTGGTACCTGAAGAAGAGTTATCCCTGGTGCGCAACTATATGTTGGGATCGTTATTGGGCAGCCTCGAAAATGTATTTTCACATGCCGACAAGTTCAAGAGTATCTATTTTGCCGGTTTGGATTATGATTACTACGACAGGTATACTACAACGGTAAAAAATATAACATCAGATAAGCTGATCCAGCTGGCTAACACTTATTTTAACTTCGACCAGTTTTATAAGGTTATAGTAGGGAAGTATTGATTTTTTGATGTCGGATTTCGGAATTTCGGATTTGTTTTAATTTTTGATTTGAAATGTTCAATTTTTAGGGTTGTACTAAAAAGATTGAGCATTTCAAATCAAAATTGTAAATACTCATACCAAAACCCGAAATCGAACATCCCAAATCCGAAATTCTGAATTATCATCTTAAGGCAATTTTAGCCAAATATTAAATCTTAATTCTTAAATTCGAAATATTTTATTACCTTTGCCCGGCAAATAATAACTCCAAAATAATTATTTGCTATGCAGTTAGACCCATCAAAATTTGTTGCCGAAGGATTAACTTACGACGACGTTTTACTACTCCCGGCTTATTCAGAAGTTTTACCGCGCGAAGTGAATACCGGAACTTACTTAACTAAGAGCATCCGTTTAAACATTCCAATCATCTCGGCCGCCATGGATACCGTTACCGAGGCTGAGCTGGCTATTGCCATTGCTCAGGCGGGTGGCATTGGTATGTTACACAAAAACATGACTATCCAGGCCCAGGCAGACGAGGTGCGCAAGGTGAAACGCTCAGAAAGCGGAATGATCCAGGACCCAGTTACCTTACGCGAAGATGCTTTGTTAGCAGATGCCTTTCAACTGATGAAAGAATTCAGCATTGGCGGTATCCCGGTTATTGATGCAGATCAAAACCTGAAAGGCATTATCACCAACCGCGATCTTCGTTTTCAAAAAGATATGAGCGTTCCGGTAACCGAGGTAATGACCAAAACTAACCTGATCACTGCACCGGAAGGCACTACTTTAGTTGATGCTGCCAACATATTGCAAAGTAATAAGATTGAGAAACTACCTGTAATTAATAAAGATGGGAAACTGGTAGGCCTGATCACTTATAAAGACATTCAAAAAGTTAAAAACTTTCCTAACGCCTGTAAAGACGAATTTGGCCGTTTACGCGTAGGTGCGGCTGTTGGTGTAGCTGCTGACAATATTGACCGTGTAACCGCACTGGTTAACGCTGGTGTTGATGTGGTTACGGTTGATACAGCTCACGGCCATTCAAAAGGAGTTATTGATATGGTTAAAGCGGTTAAAAAGCTTTACCCAAACCTTCAGGTAATTGCCGGTAACATAGCCACTGGCGATGCTGCCCTTGCCCTTGCCGATGCCGGTGCTGATGCTGTTAAGGTTGGTATTGGTCCGGGTTCAATTTGTACTACCCGTATCATTGCCGGTGTTGGTGTACCTCAGTTATATGCGGTATATGAGTGTGCCAAAGCGCTTGAAGGCCGTGGTATCCCGGTAATTGCCGATGGTGGTATCAAACAAACAGGTGATATTGTAAAAGCTATAGCTGCCGGTGCAAGTTCAATCATGGCGGGTTCATTATTTGCCGGAGTTGAAGAATCACCAGGCGAAACTATTATATACGAAGGCCGTAAATTTAAATCATACCGTGGTATGGGCTCTGTTGAAGCCATGGCAAAAGGTTCAAAAGACCGTTATTTCCAGGATGAGACTGATGTTGTAACCAAATTGGTTCCTGAAGGTATTGTTGGTCGCGTGCCATTTAAAGGCAGTATGGCCGAAGTTATATTCCAGTACATTGGCGGTTTACGTGCAGGTATGCACTACTGCGGTGCTGCTAATATCGAGGATTTGCAAAAAGCCAAGTTTGTTCGTATCACTGCTGCCGGTATGCGCGAAAGCCATCCGCACGATATTACAATTACTAAAGAAGCACCTAACTATACAAGCAGGTAATTCTATAAAAAGTAAAATCTCATACGCCCTAAAGTTCAATTTATTTGCGAACTTTAGGGCGTATTTGTTTACCGAACCTTATCTGCTTGTAATTAAATGAAATTTCTTGTCCCTGCTTTTTTATTCCTGTTGTTGTTAGTTGTTATCATTATTGTACGCAAATCTGCCCGGGCAAAAAGTTCCGGTTCTGTTGGGTTGCTCGTTAATCCCGCAGAAAATGACAATGGCGCTGTAGATATTAATCTAAGTATCGATCATAAAACAAAACTCGATTCATCTACCGTTTATGATTTAAAGGCGACATATAAAAATAAGCTTGTAGGCTTTAAAATTGAGATCCCAGACAAAGGCAAGCAAAACGAACGGGGATTTGGAAACGGGATTACCATAAAAACCCTTGGCAAACAAAGTGATGATTTCAGAAATGCGCTGAGTGATATCTATGGATTGGGTATATCAGCTAAAAAGTTTCCGGAAAAGGTAAACGTTTCCTATGTAGATCTTCACCAATTTGCCAAAAGCTATACCCAAAAAAGTATCGAAAATAGTCCATATTCAACTGAATTGAAATTGCTTTTCCAGTCGGATAAAGGAAACCTGGCGGAACTTTATTTAAACATCCGTAACGATGAAAAGGTGATGGAGTTTGCCGAAAAAGACGAAGAATACCGGAAGCCGCTGGTGGAGTTTTTAACACAGCAATAAATCGCGCAATTAACAGGTAACAAAAGCTTAATTGGGCTTTAAACAAATTTCGTTATCATTGGGCATGAAATCTATTTGTGTATTCTGTGGCGCTAATTTTAATGGCGATGCTGCATTAAAACAAGCTATTGAACAACTGGCCGAGGTGATGGTAGGCCGGGACATATCGCTTGTATACGGCGGAGGCAAAGTTGGGGTTATGGGTTTAATAGCCGATGCTGTTTTAAGCCGGGGAGGAAAAGCCATCGGAATTATCCCTCAGTTTTTGATGGATAAAGAAGTTGGGCACACCGGTTTAACTGAGTTGCATATAGTAGAGAACATGCATCAGCGTAAAAAAATGATGAGTGACATGAGCGATGGTATCATCACACTTCCTGGTGGTGTTGGTACGCTTGAAGAGTTTTTTGAGGTATTAACCTGGCTTCAATTAGGCTTGCATTCGTCGCCGGTAGGTTTGCTTAATGTGAACGGTTTTTACAATCTGTTATTGAAGCAGCTTGATTTTATGGTTGAGCAACGCTTTCTTAAATCGGTGAACCGCGATCTGATCATAACCTCAGGAGATGCTATTGAATTGGTAAACCTGATGGATAACTTCAAAGCCACACCTGAAGAGGTTTGGTTTAAGAATAAGAATCTTACTTAGTTTGCCTGAATACATCTTCAAAACAAATCAGTCCCTACTTGCGGTTTTGTGACAGGAAATTTTCTAAATTACATTTCCTATCTAAAACCAATTATGAATATCGAATTCAATAAAAATGAAGATATTAATAAGCAGCTTGTTTATGAATTAAACACCCGGCTAAACAAAGTATACCAGGGCGGCGGCGAAAAAGCAGCTGCCAAACAAAAGGAAAAAGGAAAAATGCTTGCCCGTGAGCGGGTAAGTTACCTGATTGACAAAGATAAACCATGGCTGGAGGTTGGCGCTTTTGTTGCCGATGGAATGTATGCAGAGCATGGTGGTTGCCCATCTGGCGGAGTTGTTTGCGGTATCGGGTATATAGCAGGCAGGCAATGTGTTGTTGTGGCTAACGATGCCACTGTAAAAGCCGGTGCCTGGTTTCCTATAACAGCTAAAAAGAACCTTCGCGCCCAGGAAATAGCTATCGAGAACAAATTACCTATCATTTATCTTGTCGATTCGGCTGGCGTTTATTTGCCTTTGCAGGATGAGATTTTTCCTGATAAAGAGCATTTCGGCAGGATTTTTCGTAACAACGCCGTAATGAGTAGTATGGGTATTATCCAGATTGCCGCTATTATGGGTTCATGCGTTGCCGGCGGTGCTTACCTGCCCATCATGAGCGATGAAGCGATGATTGTAGAGGGGACTGGTTCAGTTTTCCTGGCGGGGTCATATCTTGTAAAATCGGCTATTGGTGAGGATGTAGATAACGAAACACTCGGCGGTGCTACTACGCATTGCGAGATCTCGGGCGTTACCGACTATAAGCAACCTAACGATAAAGCGGCGCTTGATTCTATTCGCAATATTATGAGCATGACCGGCGATTATACCAAAGCCGGTTTCGACAGGATCCATTCATCGGTTCCGAAACTTGACGAAAAAGAGATTTACGGCATATTGCCGGATAACAGGGAGAAAGCGTACGATATGATGGAGATTATCCTTCGCTTGTTGGATAACTCAGAATTTGAGCCTTATAAAGATGGTTACGGCCAATCTATTATCTGCGGGTTGGGCCGGATTGATGGTTGGGCTGTGGGGATTGTCGCTAATCAACGTAAGGTAATCAAATCAAAAAAAGGGGAGATGCAGTTTGGCGGCGTGATTTATTCTGATTCGGCAGATAAGGCTACCCGGTTTATCATGAACTGTAATCAGAAAAAGATTCCGTTGGTGTTTTTACAGGATGTTACCGGTTTTATGGTAGGCAGCCGGTCGGAGCAGGGAGGGATTATAAAAGATGGGGCTAAAATGGTGAATGCCGTAGCAAACTCTGTAGTCCCTAAGTTTACCATTGTAGTGGGTAATAGTTATGGAGCTGGCAATTATGCTATGTGTGGCAAAGCTTATGATCCGAGATTGATTTATGCCTGGCCATCAGCAAAAATCGCGGTAATGGGAGGCGGTCAAGCTGCTAAAACCCTGTTACAGATCCAGGCTGCTGGTCTTAAAGCCAAAGGAGAAGAAGTTGATGCAGTAAAAGAAGCTGAACTATTGAAACAAATAACAGATAAATATAATTCCCAAACTACACCATATTATGCCGCCGCCCGTCTTTGGGTTGATGGGATTATCGATCCGCTTGAAACACGCAAGGTAATATCAATGGGGATTGAAGCTGCTAATCACGCGCCTATCGAAAAGGCTTTTAATGTAGGTGTGATACAGACGTAACTTTAAGTGATTAGAGGTTGGAGATAAGAGATTAGTAAAAGAAAAAGCGCCATTCTGGATCCCGGAATGGCGCTTTTTTGAAATCTTGTTTTATCCTCTATGTCTTTTATGCTTTTTCTTTGAAGAGCTTGAGGACGATGAACTTTGCTTTTCGGATGATTTTTTCTCCTCAGTTTTAGCAGGTTGATTGTCGGATGCTTTATTGCTTACATCAGTCGAGTCTTTACTCAGTTGTTTTACCGTGAATTCATTGCCGCGTAAGCCATATTCCAACTGCCGTTTAGCGCCCGAAGGCTTTGCCTCCTTACCGGTGCCATTGAATATCGGGAACTCACGCATCAGCTTACCATCCCTGATATAAAAGTTATCGTTACCACGATAGCCCTTACGCTGTGAACTTGTTAGCTTTGGAAAGTCGAGCTTGTTTGCTTTGTTGTTGTTAAATTCAAAGGCATAGATTGATGCGTAATTTGTTGTGTCTTTTGATTTAGCCTGGATTAGGATCTCAGGGTTACCATCCACATCCATGTCCGAATTGTAAACATCAACAATAGCACCATCCAGGTCACCGGTGGTTGTGGTGTATTTAATAGCTGCAGAATCCGAATGTAATATCATGAATGACCCGGCTTCTTCGGCACCACGCCCCCAGCTTAAAACATCATAGCTTTGCCCAGGCGATACCTCTATCAGTTTGTGAAACCTGAAAGGCGCCATCAATTCCGGCTTTTTAGGTGCCGTGGGAGCGGCTGGCGTTTTTGTTTCCTGCCTGCCGCATCCTGCCATTAATGCGCTCATCGCAAACGCAAAAAGGTAAAGCCTGTTAGTCATATTTTATATAGTTCAACTTAGTTGTACAATGTATCCGGCGTTAACTCGGCCTTTGTTTTGCCCGGAGCGGTTATAAACAGCTTCAGCGAAACAGGACCGGTTCCCTGGTCAAAATATTTTACGGTTACTTTATGGTAGCCTTTTAATAACGGAGCGGCACCCATTTCCTCATTCATCCCATGTTTTCCATCGTTGTTAACTACTGGCTGATCGTCAATTAATAAAACCGAACCACCTGCAGACAACGTCGAGAAGCCGTAAACTCCATCAGCATCAATATTAACAAATCCTGTATAAATTACACCGTATTTGCTCTTATTTTTTCTCAGATCGGCAGTATTAAAGGTTTTGGTTACTCCGCTATCGGCAGGCATACCACCTAATTGATTGGTGCTGGTATATAATCCGGGATAAACCTGGTACTTAACTCCGTTTGCAGCACCTGTATAAGTAACGGCGGCCATTGGCGCTTTATTATAAACCAATGTACGGGTAACGTTACTGCGCTTGCCTGATGGGGTAATTACAATAGTTTGTAATTCGCGGTATTGACCATCAGGTACATCAAAATTTAACGGAGTTGTATAAATCAGGTCTGTTTCGCGAGGGGTGTAACCATCAATAGTATAGTGAACTTTAGCTCCCTCAACTGATGGTTTTAATACAGATGTCAATTTACTACCTATCATTACTGTATCTTTTGCGCCAATGGCAGTTGGTACGTGATAATCAAAACCGTTTTTATCCAGCCATGCTAAATGGCCCGGTAAACGGGTATCGGCAAAATCAGTATAGTTTTTATTAGCCATCGGTGACCAGGCCACTTCCGATAGAGCGAGTAACCTCGGTAATAGCATAAACTCTACCTTGGCATCTGTAGCTATATATTCTGTCCATAAATTAGCCTGCACACCTTTAATGTATTTCTGCTCATCTGGTGATAATACAGCAGGGGTAGGGTTATAGCTGTAAATTTTCGAAAGCGGTTCGTTTCCACCAATGCTCAATGGCTCCTGGCTTGGTTTACCCTGGCCATGGTCAATATATAAACCGTTACTTCCCGGCGTCATGATCACATCATGTTTTTGTTGCGCTGCCGCTATACCACCGTCTTCACCTCGCCAGCTCATTACCGTAGCGTTAGGGGCAAGGCCTCCCTCTAAAATCTCATCCCAACCGATAATGCTCCTGCCTTTTGAGTTTAAAAACTTCTCTATACGTTGTATGAAATAGCTTTGCAGCGCGTGCTCGTCTTTAAGCTTTAATTTTTTGATTAATTGCTGGCAAAAAGCAGAGTTCTTCCAGGCATCTTTTGGCGCTTCGTCACCACCAATATGGATATACTTACTCGGGAAAAGTGCCATTACTTCCGTCAACACATCCTGTAAAAAGGCAAATGTTTTTTCGTTAGGGCAATAAATGTCATTGAATACACCCCAGGTTTCGGCAGGTTTGTATGTTTTTGACGGGTCGCAGCTTAACTCAGGATAAGCGGCAAGTGCAGCTTGCGAGTGGCCAGGCATTTCAATTTCCGGAACAATGGTAATGAACCTGTCGGATGCGTATTTTACCACTTCCCTGATTTGATCCTGTGTATAAAAGCCTCCATACGGAGTTCCGTCAAACTGCTGCGGTGTACGGTCATGGTAACCGCCAATAAGCGTTTGTGCACGCATGCTGCTGATTTGCGTAAGCTTAGGATATTTTTTGATCTCAATGCGCCAGCCTTGGTCTTCGGTCAGGTGCCAGTGAAAAGTGTTCAATTTGTAAGCCGCTAATAGGTCAATATATTTCTTAACCATCTCCACGCCAAAAAAGTGACGCCCAACATCAAGCATAGCACCCCTGTAGCCAAAACGCGGGTAATCTTCAACCTGCACACATGGCAGCTTAATAGTTGCAGCGTGTTCGGCCGGCATCAACTGAAGCAGGGTTTGTACGCCGTAAAATAGTCCGGCACCTTTGCCTGCAACAATGACCTGCTGCGGTGTAATGGTTAAACGATATCCTTCGGCGGGTAAGCCGTCGGTACCGGCGGTGGTAAGGGTGATAACGTTTGTGCTTGTACCGCTTTTAACAATAACAGGCTTGTTATAAGCCTGGTTATTAGCCAGGTAGTCTTTGAAGAATACAACGGCTTTGTTTGAAGGCGTGTCCGCCTGGATGGTGGTTTCCTGGCTCAAAACAAATTGTCCGGGAGCTTTTTTTAATGAAACAGGGGCGGGGATGATACCCAGATTTGGGTCGCTGTTTTGCGCGTTTACAGTGGCTGTACTAACTGCAAGCGCGGCAAGCAGTATCAAAGAGGCCTTCTTATACATAATTTATAAATCAGGTTAGTGTGAGCCCGTAAGATAAAACTTTTTAAAAAAATATAAAAAGTTTTGGCGAGTAAAAAGTTTGTTCAATAATTCATTAGGTATTTGTCTGAACTCGAATTTGCATAATTACTGGAATTAATAGAACGCTCTAAGTAAATTCAAAAGAACCTTGTACACGTTTGATACGAGTTTAGACAACAGTATCCAAAGTGAAATACTGTACATACGAAAAATCGCCCCAAATCCCGGTTCTGAATTTGGGCGTTACCTGCGGCCCGGGCTGTACGCTCATACTGCACAGGGCCTTAGCCACTTGGCCGGTATCCGCTGCCATCCCTAACGCAAGTGCCGAAAGTTTGATAAATGATATTGCCCCTAATAAAAAAAGCGATAGTGTTAACTATCGCTTTTTGAGGCTAAGAAACTAATCTCTTACCTCCAATCTCTAACCACTAATTACGCTGTTACCACATGCTCTTTGGCTGCCAGGTAACGCTCTGCGTCAATGGCGGCCATACAACCGGTGCCTGCTGCTGTTACAGCCTGACGGTAAATGTGATCTTGGGCATCGCCGGCACAAAATACGCCTTCAACATTGGTTTCGGTCGAACCCGGACGGGTAATGATATAACCTGTTTCGTCCATGTGTAACCAGCCTTTAAAGATATCGGTATTAGGATGGTGACCAATTGCTACGAAGAAGCCGGTAACATCAAGATCAGTTTCGGCATTGGTTTGGTTATTGATCACTTTAACACCGGTAACGCTTTGGCCGTCACCTAAAATTTCTTTGGTTTCGGTATTATATAAAATTTCGATGTTCGGCGTATTCAATACACGGTGAACCATCGCTTTTGAAGCGCGGAACTCATCCCTGCGAACAATCATATATACCTTACGGGCCAATTTAGCTAAGTAGGTAGCTTCTTCGGCAGCGGTATCACCGGCGCCAACAATAGCTACATCCTGGCCTTTAAAGAAAAAGCCATCGCAAACAGCACAGGCAGAAACACCAAAACCGCTGTATTTTTGCTCTGACTCCAAACCAAGCCATTTAGCCGAAGCTCCTGTTGAAATAATTACAGTATCGGCAGTGATGGTTTTTACATCATCTACTACAACTTTATGGGGCAAACTTGAAAAATCAACAGAACTTACATAACCAAAACGGATTTCGGTACCCAGGCGTTCAGCTTGTTTACGGAAATCTTCCATCAACTCCGGGCCCATAATTCCCTGTGGGTATCCAGGGAAGTTTTCAACTTCGGTAGTTTGTGTAAGCTGACCGCCGGCCAGTAAACCGGTGTACATAACAGGTTTAAGATCAGCACGGGAAGCATATATAGCTGCAGTGTAACCTGCAGGACCTGATCCAATGATCAGGCATTTTACGTGTTCAGTTTCTTGAGACATTTTATTATAAATGAGTTGCGAATTTACGATTTTAAGCGCATAAGGCAAAGCGCATATCGTCAACAAAGTGACATCATTTGCCCGTGTTTGCCGCGAGTACCCGCATTACGTTACCTCCCAATATTTTATCAATATCCTTTTGGGTATAGCCCAGTTTTAGCAACTCCTCGGTTATTTTAGGATAATCGGTAACACTATCCAATCCCAGTGGGTAAGATTCGGCACCATCAAAATCTGATCCTATGCCTACGTAGTCAACCCCAATAAGTTTCACTATATAATCAATGTGTTTAATCAGCAGGTCAAGTGGCGGCCTTAGTTTGTCCGATTCGGTTTTGTACAAGGCATTTATCTTGATATTGGCCAGATCGACATCATGGTAAACTTTTGTCAATGAGTCGAGTTCTGCCTTGTGTTGGCCCAAAAACTTAAGCACTTTTGGTGTATAGGTGCTATCAACAAAACCACTATAAAAATTAATGCATACCACGCCGCCATTTTTTGCCAGCGCTTTCAGTTGATCATCTTTTAAATTACGGCGGTTAGGGTCAATGCTATAGGCACAACTATGTGAGGCTATAACAGGTTTTGATGTAGTTGCCAGCACATCATAAAAAGTGCGTTCACCAACATGTGATACATCAACCATAACGCCAAGATCATTCAGGTGCTTTACTATTTGCTTGCCATAATCTGTTAGACCTAAATGTGTCAGGCTGTCTTTTTTAGTGACCTCGTCGCGTGCCGAAGTTGCCCATGAAGTACTGTTGTTCCATGTT includes:
- the trxB gene encoding thioredoxin-disulfide reductase; its protein translation is MSQETEHVKCLIIGSGPAGYTAAIYASRADLKPVMYTGLLAGGQLTQTTEVENFPGYPQGIMGPELMEDFRKQAERLGTEIRFGYVSSVDFSSLPHKVVVDDVKTITADTVIISTGASAKWLGLESEQKYSGFGVSACAVCDGFFFKGQDVAIVGAGDTAAEEATYLAKLARKVYMIVRRDEFRASKAMVHRVLNTPNIEILYNTETKEILGDGQSVTGVKVINNQTNAETDLDVTGFFVAIGHHPNTDIFKGWLHMDETGYIITRPGSTETNVEGVFCAGDAQDHIYRQAVTAAGTGCMAAIDAERYLAAKEHVVTA
- a CDS encoding dipeptidase is translated as MRKSLLIFPLLLALRLSAQNAQQIHQKAILIDTHNDVISNELITGADLGKRQSEGNFDLVRAKEGGLDAQIFSIWCGESYGKGTAFAFANREIDSLYALIKRNPDKIALVRNTTELKKAVAAKKLAALIGVEGGHMIEDRIDYIDSLAKRGMRYLTLTWNNSTSWATSARDEVTKKDSLTHLGLTDYGKQIVKHLNDLGVMVDVSHVGERTFYDVLATTSKPVIASHSCAYSIDPNRRNLKDDQLKALAKNGGVVCINFYSGFVDSTYTPKVLKFLGQHKAELDSLTKVYHDVDLANIKINALYKTESDKLRPPLDLLIKHIDYIVKLIGVDYVGIGSDFDGAESYPLGLDSVTDYPKITEELLKLGYTQKDIDKILGGNVMRVLAANTGK